The proteins below are encoded in one region of Streptomyces sp. NBC_00490:
- a CDS encoding cobalamin biosynthesis protein, producing the protein MRADRVFAYGAAAGLLGDLLLGDPRRGHPVAVFGRAAGAVERVLWRDHRGWGALHTAVCAGGSVALGAVAQKAVRPSPAASVALTGAATWAVVGGTSLVREARAIGRALEAGDVEAARERLPHLCGRDPQALDADGIARAVVESVAENTSDAVVGALVWGAVGGVPGLLGFRAVNTLDAMVGHKSPRHRRYGWASARLDDVAGWPGARLTAVLAAVAGSDPRGALRAWRADAGKHPSPNAGPVEASFAGALGVRLGGTLSYAGRVEHRPVLNQEGRSVEVQDIERAVRLSRRVGLLALGASVAARAALKARAS; encoded by the coding sequence ATGCGTGCCGATCGCGTCTTCGCGTACGGCGCCGCCGCCGGACTTCTCGGTGACCTGCTGCTCGGTGATCCACGCCGGGGGCATCCGGTCGCCGTGTTCGGGCGGGCCGCGGGTGCCGTGGAGCGGGTGTTGTGGCGGGACCACCGGGGGTGGGGGGCCCTGCACACCGCGGTGTGCGCCGGGGGCTCCGTCGCGCTCGGAGCCGTGGCGCAGAAGGCCGTACGTCCCTCCCCCGCCGCCTCCGTCGCGCTGACCGGTGCCGCCACCTGGGCCGTCGTGGGCGGCACTTCGCTCGTGCGCGAGGCACGCGCCATCGGGCGGGCCCTGGAAGCCGGGGACGTCGAGGCGGCGCGGGAGCGGCTGCCTCATCTGTGCGGGCGGGATCCGCAGGCCCTCGACGCCGACGGGATCGCCCGGGCCGTGGTCGAGTCCGTCGCCGAGAACACCTCCGACGCCGTCGTGGGGGCCCTGGTGTGGGGGGCCGTGGGTGGCGTGCCCGGGCTGCTCGGGTTCCGCGCCGTCAACACCCTTGACGCCATGGTCGGGCACAAGTCGCCGCGGCACCGGCGGTACGGCTGGGCCTCGGCGCGGCTCGACGACGTCGCCGGGTGGCCGGGGGCCCGGCTGACCGCCGTACTGGCCGCTGTCGCCGGGAGCGATCCACGGGGGGCGCTGCGGGCCTGGCGCGCCGACGCGGGCAAGCATCCGAGCCCCAACGCCGGGCCCGTGGAGGCCTCGTTCGCCGGGGCCCTGGGTGTGCGGCTCGGCGGGACCTTGTCGTACGCGGGGCGTGTCGAGCACCGGCCCGTGCTGAATCAGGAGGGGCGTTCCGTGGAGGTCCAGGACATCGAGCGGGCCGTACGGCTGTCCCGTCGCGTCGGTCTGCTCGCGCTCGGCGCCAGTGTCGCCGCGCGGGCCGCTCTCAAGGCGCGTGCGTCATGA
- a CDS encoding cobyric acid synthase, with the protein MSGGGLLVAGTTSDAGKSVVTAGICRWLVRQGVKVAPFKAQNMSLNSFVTREGAEIGRAQAMQAQACRVEPTALMNPVLLKPGGEQSSQVVLLGKPVGELSARGYHGGRQQQLLGTVLDCLAELRGTYDAVICEGAGSPAEINLRRTDIVNMGIARNARLPVLVVGDIDRGGVFASFFGTVALLSPEDQALVAGFLVNKFRGDVSLLEPGLDMLHGLTRRHTYGVLPFQHGLGIDEEDGLRVSLRGTVRESNTAPPVGEDVLRVAVCAIPLMSNFTDVDALAAEPGVVVRFVDRPEELADADLVVIPGTRGTVRALEWLRERGLARAIERRVAEQRPVLGICGGFQILGEHIEDEVESRRGHVEGLGVLPVRVRFAREKTLTRPEGEALGEHVAGYEIHHGVADVSGGEPFLDGCRVGQTWGTHWHGSLESDGFRRAFLREVAAAAGRRFVPAPDTSFAALREEQLDRLGDLIEQHADTDALWRLIESGAPQGLPFIPPGAPA; encoded by the coding sequence ATGAGCGGCGGTGGGCTGCTCGTCGCCGGCACCACCTCCGACGCGGGCAAGAGTGTCGTCACCGCCGGGATCTGCCGGTGGCTGGTACGGCAGGGGGTCAAGGTCGCGCCCTTCAAGGCGCAGAACATGTCCCTCAATTCGTTCGTGACCCGCGAGGGTGCCGAGATCGGGCGGGCGCAGGCCATGCAGGCCCAGGCCTGCCGTGTCGAGCCGACCGCGCTCATGAATCCCGTGCTGCTGAAGCCGGGTGGCGAGCAGAGCAGTCAGGTCGTGCTGCTCGGCAAGCCGGTCGGTGAGCTCAGTGCGCGCGGCTACCACGGGGGCCGCCAGCAGCAGTTGCTCGGCACCGTGCTGGACTGCCTCGCCGAACTGCGGGGCACGTATGACGCGGTGATCTGTGAGGGGGCCGGCAGTCCTGCCGAGATCAATCTGCGGCGGACCGACATCGTCAACATGGGCATCGCCAGGAATGCCCGGCTCCCTGTCCTCGTCGTCGGCGACATCGACCGCGGGGGCGTCTTCGCCTCCTTCTTCGGGACCGTCGCGCTGCTCTCGCCGGAGGACCAGGCCCTCGTCGCCGGGTTCCTCGTGAACAAGTTCCGCGGCGATGTCAGCCTCCTGGAGCCCGGGCTCGACATGCTCCACGGCCTCACCAGACGCCATACGTACGGCGTGCTGCCCTTTCAGCACGGGCTCGGCATCGACGAGGAGGACGGGCTCCGGGTCTCCCTGCGAGGGACCGTACGGGAGTCGAACACGGCCCCGCCCGTCGGCGAGGACGTGCTGCGGGTCGCCGTCTGCGCGATCCCGCTCATGTCCAACTTCACCGACGTGGACGCCCTCGCCGCCGAACCGGGCGTCGTCGTACGGTTCGTGGACCGGCCGGAGGAACTGGCCGACGCCGACCTCGTGGTGATCCCCGGGACCCGGGGGACGGTCCGGGCCCTGGAGTGGCTGCGGGAGCGGGGACTGGCGCGGGCCATCGAGCGCAGGGTCGCCGAACAGCGGCCCGTCCTCGGCATCTGCGGCGGCTTCCAGATCCTCGGTGAACACATCGAGGACGAGGTCGAGAGCCGGCGGGGGCATGTCGAAGGGCTCGGCGTACTGCCCGTGCGGGTGCGGTTCGCCCGCGAGAAGACCCTCACCCGGCCGGAAGGCGAAGCCCTCGGCGAGCACGTCGCCGGGTACGAGATCCATCACGGGGTCGCCGACGTCAGTGGCGGCGAACCGTTCCTGGACGGCTGCCGGGTCGGCCAGACCTGGGGCACCCACTGGCACGGCTCGCTGGAGTCGGACGGCTTCCGGCGGGCCTTCCTGCGCGAGGTGGCCGCCGCCGCGGGCCGCCGCTTCGTACCGGCCCCCGACACGTCGTTCGCCGCGCTGCGCGAGGAGCAGCTCGACCGGCTCGGCGACCTCATCGAACAGCACGCGGACACCGACGCGCTGTGGCGGCTCATCGAGTCCGGCGCGCCGCAAGGACTGCCTTTCATTCCACCGGGAGCGCCTGCATGA